GCTGCCCCTCAAGTCTAAGGTTTCGGGATGTGGACTTCCACTTCAGGTTCTAGAACGCCCACAGAAAGCAGAGCGCTCCTAGCACTTGTGCCCCTGGCCCCGAGTAACAGTGAGCCTCGTCCACCCTGGACATCTGGCCGGGCAGTGGCTCCCGGAGGGGGTCGCCCGGGGCCCTGCGTCCCCCAAGCCCTGActccctggggggtggggtggggggtggcccgGCGGGAACGCGGCAGGCCGTGCCGGCTTTCCGGACGGTACCGGGCCGGCGTCCCGCCCCGCCTGCGCGCTGCGTAAACACGCGGTTCCCTCGGCAACGCGGCGAACCCGCGCGCGCCCAGGGCTTCGCCGGCTCCCAGGCTCCCGCCACCGCTCCGGCCTCGCCCGGCTCCCCCGGGGCGGCGGGATGAACAGAGCCGCGGCCGCCACGGAGCCCCATggaggagccgccgccgccgccgccggcccgccCAGCAGCGAGCATGGCCTGGGCCGGCAGCCCGGCGCCCGGCGCCCCCTCCGCGGCCGGCTCTCCTGGCGGGACGCCCTCGGCGGCGACGGCGGCCGCGCTCGCCTTCAGCACCGTGGCGaccgcggcggccgcggcgctgGGGAACCAGAGCGACGGGAGCGGGGGCGGCAGCGCCGGCGCCGCGggtggcggcggccgcggcgggccgggggcggcgggcccggcgcgggcggcgggggcggcggggaggcCGCACGGCGCGGCGGTGGCGGTGCAGGCGCTGGTGCTGCTGCTCATCTTCCTGCTGTCTAGCCTGGGCAACTGCGCCGTGATGGGGGTGATCGTGAAACACCGGCCGCTGCGCACCGTCACCAACGCCTTCATCCTGTCGCTGTCGCTGTCGGATCTGCTCACGGCGCTGCTGTGCCTGCCCGCCGCCTTCCTGGACCTCTTCACGCCGCCCGGGGGCCAGTGGCGCGGCTTCTGCGCCGCCAGCCGCTTCTTCAGCTCCTGCTTCGGCATGGTGTCCACGTTCAGCGTGGCGCTCATCTCGCTGGACCGCTACTGCGCCATCGTGCGCCCGCCGCGGGACaagatcggccggcgccgcgcgCTGCAGCTGCTGGCGGGCGCCTGGCTGGCGGCGCTCGGCTTCTCGCTGCCCTGGGAGCTGCTCGGGGCGCCCCGggagccggcggcggcggcggcggcggcgcagaGCTTCCACGGCTGCCTCTACCGCACCTCCCCGGACCCCGCGCAGCTGGGCGCGGCCTACAGCGTGGGGCTGGTGGTGGCCTGCTACCTGCTgcccttcctgctcatgtgcttcTGCCACTACCACATCTGCAGGGCCGTGCGCCTGTCGGACGTGCGCGTGCGGCCCGTGACCACCTACGCGCGCGTGCTGCGCTTCTGCAGCGAGGTGCGCACGGCCACCACCGTGCTGCTCATGATCGTCTTTGTCATCTGCTGCTGGGGACCCTACTGCTTCCTGGTGCTGCTGGCCGCGGCCCGCCAGGCCCAGGCCTCGCAGGCGCCCTCGCTGCTCAACGTGGTGGCCGTCTGGCTGACCTGGGCCAACGGGGCCATCAACCCTGTCATCTATGCCGTCCGCAACCCCAACATTGCCATGCTGCTGGGGCGCAGCCGCGAGGAGGGCTACCGGACTAGGAACCTGGACGCTCTGCTGCCCAGCCAGGGCCCCGGGCCGCCGGCCAGGAGCCTCCAGCGCCTCCGGAACCGCTGCGGCAAGCGGCTGGGGGCTTGCAGCAGAAGGACCCCCTTCCAACCCGGCCAGCGGGGCTGGAGCGGACGTGGCCATGTGGGCCCGGAAAAACCCAGTTGTGCTTTTCTGCCGGGAGGGGctcccagagcctgtgacagCAGTGGCCAAAGCGCCCAAGCCGGAAGCCGGGGATACCAGCTTCTAGCAAGGCCGGGGTGGACAAGTTCCACCCGCTCCGATAAATGACGCGGGATCCCCGGGAGACTCGTGGGCGTCCACGAGAGAAGCCCTTAAAActaaagagacagaggcagagggttACCGCGTCCCCGCAGCGACGGAGAAGACCGCGCCCGCTCCTTAAAAAGTGCCCAAAGgaatgtaaaatgcaaaaattaaaaccATCGTAAACCACACAACCAAGCTTGTGCGCTCGAAGTgccaaaaatgacaaaaataaaattcaccatCACTGAAAAGTTTCTGTTGCAGGAATCACACTGTGAAACAAACAAGGAGTGGCGGAGTGCAACCTTACCTAGGGTTGCAGGCGAGACCAGAGACGCCCAGAGCCCTTGAAGGCCCCTCTTAATCACCAGCATTCAACCAGACGTCAGATCGAGAACTTGCACCTCTGACACGAGCCTCGGGTGCTTAGGTCCGTACACACACCGGTGTATGTCTCCCCACCACACCCCCCTGATACTTGTGggaaattttaaattcaaatccTAGTTAAAGCCGTTTTTAGGATTTTTGAAAAGGTGGTCTGTTAGTATGTACGATTCAGTCACCCACAGGGCAAATACAAATGTGGGCATAAAGAAATGTGGCTGTTTTTTTAAGTATTCCCAGCCTTtccaccctccccgcccccaccattacctgcttctggaagcttccaggcTTTAATCTTACTCTAAGCTGCTACTTTTATTTCTGACGATTTGGGGGACGCCAGTCAGAATGCGTTTGCATTTTGAAAAAGTGACattcaaagcagaaaaaaaaaaaaaaacaaccctctgCCTTTTGAGGTAAGTTTTATTGTTGGGTACAGCCAACAGTGTTCATTTAAAGCTGAGTTGATTGAACAAGGTGAGTGACGTcacttttattattaaaagacagagaggaCTCCGAAGTAACAGTGTGGCTGTAACAGTGTGGCTGTAACAGTGTGGCCGTAACTGTGGCTGGCTCCCCGTGTGGCTTCTAACGTCTAACGTTTGGACGCTTCCCAAGGGGAGttctaaatatattttgagaAGAGACCATCTTCTTGAGTAACTACTGAGCATTCCGAGAGAATCATACTTTCCTGCCTTTGGAAGCATGAATATGTtgttagaaaagaaaatagatggtTTTTGCTTTATAGACATGTCTGAAACAGTGTAGCCTTTATCAGAAAAGGGGAATTGGTGTGGTGTTATTACATGTAATGGGGTATCAAAAAACACAGGCATAATGCCAGAAAGATACTTCAGGCAAACTGAAGGTACCTTCAGAAATgttgcaaaacaaaatttttttacagTAATTTAAAAGCACAATTCAGGATTTGTGTATGTGAAATTTCCAATATCAAATGCCACTATGAACAGAATCATCTACTCGGAACTTTCAAAGATGGTTTGTAtattctccctctcctgttccctcctgTACCCTATCCTTTTGTTTTTCAGTGTTTCACAGCCTTAATAAGTTTTTTAAGCTAGTTATGACAAGACATCAGCTATCATATGGAAATTTCATTGTGAAATAGCCAGCGTTTTTTCTTGTGAAGTATTTGAAgatgtttattaatatttaagtCTTTGTGTGACAGGTGGGTATATGTCATTATTTTGTAATCAAAGATGGAAATACAATGATTCATGTTAGagcaaaagatgttttattttttctgcttctcAGGGCATCATCACAATCAGAaacttatttcttttaatttatttatttgagaggtagagttacagacagagggagagacagagagaaaggtcttccttccattggttcacttcccaaatggccgaaatggctggagctgcgctgatccgaagccaggagccaggagcttcttccaggtcttccatgcagatgcaggggcccaaggacttgagccatcttctactgctttcccaggccatagcagagagctggattggaagagggcagccgggactagaactggtgctcatatgggatgcgtgcTGACCTCAACAATCAGAAACTTATAACAGTAGTTTTTTGCCACTCTCAATATAGTACCAAGTCTATGAGATAATCTGTCCTGTCTAGCAATCATTGTTATGAAACATACAGACTTAATGCAGCTCACCTAACACTTAAGAGATATCTGCAATATTTTCCTGTTAAAGGTCTAAAACAAAGAAGGGCATATTTTTGGTATTGTGAGAAAATGGGAAGCCTCTTACAGGATTTAGGGAGCTGTTTGGATCTTCCAATCATGAAAATTATCAAAAGACAGAAATTCTGCAGTTGTGAATAAAGGGCAGGAGGAGACGGGCGGGTGCTGTGGGTAGTGTGTTCCGCTGACACCTGTGGAGCACCTGGCATCGAGTCCTGCCACAGCAGGTGACTGGAGCAAGTCCTtgactcctgtcacccatgtgtcaccccgatggagttcctggtgcctggctttggctcggtcCAGCGCTGACTATTGTGGTTAACCCTGCCTGGCGAGTTAAGGGAAAATCTGTGAGTTTGGGAGTGACAAGGTGATGCTGTGAAAGACTCTAAGAATGAAAGGAATCCCCACCCTACCTCTTCAGATGCCGGAAGTTTTAGGAAAGGAACAGCTTGTGCAGTGGGAATGGCTCTGAGAGCCTTGTTTGGGATgagcgggaggaggagaggaagtaaCAAGTGAAGTACTGCTTACAGGATTGCGTTTTAGCTAGAAGCTGTACATCATTCAGTGCAAGAGCTAAGATTTGTGCTGCAGTCGGATGGCCTCATGTGGTCTATGAGTAGCAAGTCAAGAAGTTGTGGTTTCTTttcctaccccccacccccctttcttctttcttcttcttctaccaTTTTGTTGCCTACTTTATGCATGGGCAACTTCCTTCCGGGGTGTTAATGCTAGTAACCGGTGAAAATGCCAGTGCCTGCCTGCAGGGGGCTATCGCCCAGCGGAGGGGCTTGTGCTGCTCGAGAACCGTGCATCACCAGAATCGCTATTTGTGAAGAAGACATACCGCACTTCAGCAGAGGTGGGAGATAAATTTGGAAACGAAAGATACACAGACAAGGTCAGCGGCCAGTCTGGTCCTATGAAAATACTTGAGACAAAAAtgtgtctcaaataaaaagtaaagaatcATTCCCTAACAATCCAAGTCTTAGACCTTCCCTCAAGCTTACCATAAATGTGCAGAAATAGTGACTTTGtgggaaaagggaaagagaggatcTGAAATATTGGGATGTGCTAAGTATTCTGTAATTTGTAAAGCCTGCAGTTCTTTGTTTTATCCCGCTCTCAGTGTGAGTATTTTATAAGAGCAATAACTAGTACTCTGTGCAGTATTCACACTAGCTAACCCCCATAGCAGCCCTAGCAAGGGCATCCTATTTTCATTActctcttcattttacaaatggaaaaaCTGAGGTACAGAGGTTGGGCTGAAGTCACACAGCTAATTAGTGCTAAATGGAAAAACTGAGCCACAGAGGTTgggctgaggtcacacagctaactCGTGCTAAACGTAGATTTGTACCTGGAAGACTGGGTGCCCAGAGTCTACTCTTAGCCACTACACGGTACTGCCTCTATCATTGTAAAAGACGCTGGGAAGCAAGGAAAAGAGCCATGGAAGATAATGtcagctatgtgtgtgtgtgtggggggggggggggattagaGACCATAGGATTAAAAAGAAAGGGTTTATTTGATTTGGAGAGCAGAGTGAGAGGTTATTTTTCCATATAGGAACAGATTTTGAGCAGCTGTTCCTTGAAATAATCCTAAATCTGGATGACCCCAGTTACTCTTCTCCCTTCATGCTCCAGGGCAGCTGAGCACAACGGGaggaatatatatacatatatatatatatatatatatatatatatatatatagttatatagttatatataggcatagtatatatatatatatatatagtatatataggaatatatatatagtaatatattcAGACCCATCAGTAGCTCTGCCCCTAGAGTTCTCAGCCTGCCCCCACCCTTCTACACCGCTCAGCGATCCGAGCCTTTCCCCTTGTCAGCTCACTCTTGTCCGCTTCTGGGACCCGTCACACACTCTGCACTCACACCTTTAGCCAGTCTTAGCCTTTGAGAAGATGGCTTTGGCACCTCCTTCTCTGTGAGAAAAAGAGCCATCGGATATAAATAGCCTCATTTCGACCGCCAGGCCTAACGACTTACACCAGTTGGATTTATGCCAGTGTTCAGCTCTGCATTTCCAGTTACAATGCACAAACTCATCCCCTCTCTGGACTCAGGAATTTCGTGTTCCCTGGTCGCCCTGGCTCTCCCACAGACCCAGATCTCCCCAGAAACACTGACACAAGCTCTAATCTCTTACttgagagaaaacaaacaaaacctcttCCACTCCTCCCCCTCTGTTCAGTTCTGCCTCAGCCAAGCTTGTACTTGTGCAACGGCTCTAAATCCCAGCCCACAGTTTTAGTGGTGCAAGAAATCCATTGATTGGCAACTCAGTATTTTCCCAATCCCCAATTCTGACAGCTGATGACGTCTAGGTCCCAGGGGCCAAGTTAATGCCAATGCCTTGGTTAGCAGGAGGCCTCAGGAGTCATCTGTCTACACTGGTGTCTGCCAAGGCCCCCATCAGTCTGGCTCTGGCCTTGCTTGCTGCATAACTGTCCCTCACTCCAGTCTAAGAGAACTGGGCTTTAAGCCCCTGTGGGGCTCCACCCTGGACACAGAAAGATCATCGCCCTATCTCAGCAGCTCAGAGCTCTGTGGCCATACCCGTAGGCTGTCTTCTCTTCAActcttattctaaaatatttttatttgttttatattgatggctcaataaatcaaaataatataaaacaggGGTATTGAGAGTTTCCCTTCTGGAATAACAGTAAAGAGGGCTACAGATGTACTCCCCagtggaaattattttaaaaacagctttttgctatctcaatctgGAACTCTCAATGGGTGGTGTGAACCCAAATTCTTGTGCCATTCAGgattcccattagcaggaagttaggcTAGGGACTGGAGCTGCGACCTGACCCCAGGAGCTCCAGTATGGGTAACAGTCGTCCTACATAGCGCCTTCTAGGCTGCAAAGCGACCCCGACTCTCTGTCTCACCGGATTGTGGAATTGTCCTAAGGGCATGGCGGACATGAAGGGACACTTGCTCAGGAAGGCCTACTAAAACTCTCTAAGATCAGAGGGTCTGTGGCGTTTGAACTGTAATGCACACTCTCTCCTCCCCGCTCCCAGCTCAGTATGACAGAATCTCCAGGTGGGTACGAGTAAGAGCACAGGGCTTCTCCTCCCAGCTCCTCAGGAACCTGGTGTTTTCCTAGGGGGAGCAGGTTGTGAAAACGTCTCGTCTCTCCAGGTACGCATTGTAAAAGGCCGGGTTCTAGGTGAGTACAGCTAAGAAGTTGCtgattcagggccggcgctgcctagcagcaggttaacaccctagcttgcagtgccagcatcccatatgggcaccggttcaagacccggctgttccacttccgatcctgctctctgctatggcctgggagggcagtagaagatggcccaagtccttgggcccctgcacccgtgtgagagaccaggaagaagctcctggctcctagcttcagatcggtgcagctctggcctttatggccaactggggagtgggccattggatggaagacctctctacctctccttctctctctgtgtaactctgactttcaaataaataaatctttttaaaaaaaagaagttgctgATTCTCTGCTTCCCTCAGCCCCCACTCACAGGGCAGATGCTTGCCTCAGGCAGGGCATGCTGGGAATGCCGGGGCCCTCATTATCCTGACCCAGCTCTTTGGTAGGGCTGAGGCCCACATGTCAGAGAGGAGCAGCACCCCGCTACAGAAGCCAGGTGTCACTCTAAAGCAATCCGGCCATTGTCCCTGTGCCCCCAGCctcagagctgtggtgcagagggtttgcggagggctggagccaggctttTAAACCAAGAGCTGGGAAACTCTCCCCAAAGGAACTAACTCTTTTTGAAACAGAGTGTGGCAAAATTCAAGTCCAAAGTCATTCTCAAAGACAATGGGGTTTTGGTGACGCGTTCAGAGGAGGTTGGGTAACTTCAAGGAGATGTACAAGCTGAATGGTGGGGCAGCCAGTTTACCAGAGAGAAGCCGAGGAGAAGACGGCCTAGAAGAGCTCTCCTGAGGTCAGAGCAAACAAATTCTAGCCTTAGAAACAACCCACACAATCAGATCAGACTGTGGAGCAATTTATGCCCTTAACAGTGTCAGAAATTATAAGAAAGGGGCCAggtatggcacagtgggtcaagctgccacctgcaataccaacatcccacattggagctcTGGCTCaaattctggctactccactactgatccagctccctgctaatgtgcccagaaaagcagcagaggatggccaagtgcttgggagcttgcttacccatgtgggagatctggatggagttttagatgcctggctttggcttagcccagtccCATCCATGGTGGATAtatggggagagaactagcagatggaagatctctctttctctctctctgtcactctgcctttcaaacaaataaaacaaatcttaaaacatagATTTATATTGAATAGGATACGTTTCACTCTGCTTAGTATTCCAAGTATCCTGGAAAAGAGTATTTCTAAAATAACAGCTGCAgtttggtattttattttattttttatattttctttctctttttttgtcagttattaaacttttatttaatgaatataaatttccaaagtacagcttatgggttacaatggcttcccccctcccataacttccctcccacccgcatccctcccctttcccgctccctctccccttccattcacatcaagattcattttcaattctctttatatacagaagatcagtttagtatatattaggtaaagatttcaacagtttgcccccatatagcaacacaaagtgaaaaaaatactgttggagtactagttatagcattaaataacagtgtacagcacattaaagacagagatcctacataatattttttaaaaaattaattaattttctatgccatttccaatttaacaccaggttttttttttcatttccaattatctttatatacagaagattgattcagtatataattagtaaatatctcatcagtttgtacccacacagaaacacaaagtgtaaaaatactgtttcagtactagttatagcatcactgcacattagacaacacattaaggacagatcccacatggggtgtaagtacacagtgactcctgttgctgacttaacaatttgacactcctgttcatggcgtcagtaatctccctaggctctagtcatgagttgccagggctatggaagcctttagagttcactgactttgatcttattctgatagggtcatagtcaaagtggaagttctctcctcccttcaaagaaaggtacctccttctttgatggccccattctttccactgggatctcactcacagagatctttcatttaggtcttcttcttctttttttttttttttcttttccatggtatcttggctttccatgcctacaatactctcatgggctcttcagccagatccgaatgccttaagggctgattctgaggccagagtgttgtttaggacatctgccattctatgagtctgctgtgtctcccgcttcccatgttggatccttctctctctttttgattctatcagttagtattagcagacacttgtcttgtttgtgtgatccctatgattctttgacctatcagagccatcgaatgtgaactgaaattgatcacttggactagtgagatggcattggtacatgccaccttgatgggattgtattggaatcccctggcacatttctaactccatcatttggggcaagtctgattgtgcatgtcccaaattgtacatctcctccctctctttttccactctgaaatttaacagggatcacttttcagttaaaatttaaacacctaagaataattgtgtgttaattacagagttcagccactagtactagaacaacaacaacaacaacaaacactaaaaaggataaaatattacattgtacatctagagtcaggacaagagctgatcaggtcattgtttcttatagtgtctatttcacttcaacaggattcccctttggtgctcagttgtcgccgatcagggaaaacaaatgatatttgtctctttgggtctggcttaattcactcagcatgatgttttccagattcctccatcttgttgcaaatgaccgggtttcattgtttcttactgctgtatagtattctatggagtacatgtcccataatttctttatccagtctactgttgatgggcatttgggttggttccaggtcttagctattgtgaattgagctgcaataaacattaatgtgcagatggcttttttgtttgccaatttaatttcttttgggtaaattccaaggagtgagatggctgggttgtatggtagggttatgttcaggtttctgaggaatctccagactgacttccatagtggcttaaccagtttgcattcccaccaacagtgggttagtgtccctttttccccacatcctctccagcatctgttgttggtagatttctgaatgtgagccattttcaccggggtgaggtgaaacctcattgtggttttgatttgcacttctctgattgctagtgatcttgaacattttttcatgtgtctgttggccatttggatttcctctttcgaaaaatgtctattgaggtccttggcccatctcttaagtgggttgtttgttttgttgttgtggattttcttgatttctttgtagattctggttatcaaccctttatctgtagtatagtttgcaaatattttttcccattctgtctgttgcctcttcactttcctgactgtttcttttgaagtacagaaacttctcaatttgatgcaatcccaaatgttaattttggttttgactgcctgtgctcctggggtcttttccaagaagtctttgcctgtacctatatcttgcagggtttctccaatgctctctaataatttgatggttttgggtcatagatttaagtctttaatccatgttaagtgaatttttgtgtaaggtgaaaggtatgggtctttcttcaagcttctgcacgtggaaatccaattttcccagcaccatttattgaataggctgtccttattccagggattagttttggatctttgatcaaatataagttggctgtagatgtttggattgatttctggtgtttctattctgttccattggtctatccatctgtaactgtaccagtaccatgctgttttgataacaactgccctgtagtatgtcctgaaatctggtattgtgatgcctccggctttgtttttgttgtacaagattgctttggctattcgaggtcttctgtgtctccatacgaatttcagcatcattttttccagatctgagaagaatgtcttcggtatcttgattggtattgcattgaatgtataaattgcttttgggagaatagacattccAATTTCTGAATAACGtattatatatttacattgtccagaaaacaatttttaattaatttatttaatttatctttttaaaaagatttatatatttgaaagtcagagagaaaattacacacacacacacgcacacacacacaaacacggagtggggggtcttccatccgaaggttcactccccagatggctgcaatggccaggagccaggagcttcttccaggtctcccacatgggtgcaggggcccaaggacttgggccatcttctactgctttcccaggtcacagcagagagctgaataggaagtggagcagctgggactcaaaccggtgcccatataggatgctggcactgcaggtggtggcttcacccactacgccacagtgccagcccctagaaaacTGATTATATGCTCCTCCTCAAGTtgcctgccttcagtttttaCTGctctttagttttcattttctgtttttccacatAATGCTTCTCCTTATTCTACAAATAAAGTGGTTTCTCCAATAATATAAAACAAACCCACTTCCAGGACTCCCTCTAGctatcttcttctctctctgtagctaaAGTTCTTCAAGAATGAacctctgtttatttttatttattttttttatttggattatagcagttcttctccccataaccaccctcccacccccaaaccatcccacctcctaatccctctcccatcccattatttattaagatttatttttaattatctttatatacagaagatcaactctataccaagta
The window above is part of the Lepus europaeus isolate LE1 chromosome 13, mLepTim1.pri, whole genome shotgun sequence genome. Proteins encoded here:
- the GPR135 gene encoding LOW QUALITY PROTEIN: G-protein coupled receptor 135 (The sequence of the model RefSeq protein was modified relative to this genomic sequence to represent the inferred CDS: deleted 1 base in 1 codon), with the protein product MEEPPPPPPARPAASMAWAGSPAPGAPSAAGSPGGTPSAATAAALAFSTVATAAAAALGNQSDGSGGGSAGAAGGGGRGGPGAAGPARAAGAAGRPHGAAVAVQALVLLLIFLLSSLGNCAVMGVIVKHRPLRTVTNAFILSLSLSDLLTALLCLPAAFLDLFTPPGGQWRGFCAASRFFSSCFGMVSTFSVALISLDRYCAIVRPPRDKIGRRRALQLLAGAWLAALGFSLPWELLGAPREPAAAAAAAQSFHGCLYRTSPDPAQLGAAYSVGLVVACYLLPFLLMCFCHYHICRAVRLSDVRVRPVTTYARVLRFCSEVRTATTVLLMIVFVICCWGPYCFLVLLAAARQAQASQAPSLLNVVAVWLTWANGAINPVIYAVRNPNIAMLLGRSREEGYRTRNLDALLPSQGPGPPARSLQRLRNRCGKRLGACSRRTPSNPASGAGADVAMWARKNPVVLFCREGLPEPVTAVAKAPKPEAGDTSF